One genomic segment of Kosmotoga arenicorallina S304 includes these proteins:
- a CDS encoding carbohydrate ABC transporter permease: MKNTSSKTLMQVFIYLLIVGGALMMLLPFAWMVDTSFKASSEVSSWPPKWTTKNARSSVEFKTKIRYQTTGSGVDLSSLSLDEFKNFASLVGSKAGEDTLIVMLDDDFIRRGTIILGLLDESGNPADFSMKADLDKFSELTSSVRDNINNYPDTIAKKLESIPLDEVAGFFDGFLNMAEYSDDGFARRIVLTTSIETTAELSQKKAETVIGSSFKALPTDSESQRKLKEDMVNRALELFQPISHELTALATDLSNYRIGEKRVPDPGEVSAIISKISQIEKVFEAKKAEIYQELSGMIPSTDRFLLMMLNRFKGSFDGIIDELVGWKVLLEDYLEIKEFYIGIQDAFLEDAYIVGRIRTDDEVHALLISAIDDWNVPGSLKEYLKASITEKNVRDALKILISYLDGNFKEELRANFSELTNEVFDKITEAINLLKTATIIVDDDKFAAEITEFMEDPFSYQEFKALMKEAGARSGQSALFGGALAYLDRYAEKMGGTGFSALIKRRWVETNWIGDFSKLHSDIFSELDLVKKPSQVLKVFYRGRATKSGRKSFEIKFDGVPAVWFKDDLVYGKAEFTFLETFANFWQNYVDAWNAAPFGRYYLNTVFVAIVTTFLEIIFASMAAFAFAKMEFFGKNFMFTIFLATMMVPGEVLLVPNFITLTVFGWIDTYYALIVPWVISVFAIFLLRQHFMTIPDELYDAAKIDGLSKWKFLWKVMVPLSKPAVITGALLKFVGSWNAFLWVLIVTKSPEYRTLPVGLQNFSSATGTEYNLLMAAATFSIVPVVLLFLFTQKYFIAGIARSGLK; the protein is encoded by the coding sequence ATGAAAAATACATCTTCTAAGACTCTGATGCAGGTATTCATATATTTGCTGATTGTAGGCGGGGCGCTCATGATGCTGCTGCCCTTTGCCTGGATGGTTGACACCTCTTTCAAAGCTTCCAGCGAAGTTTCAAGCTGGCCACCAAAGTGGACAACCAAAAACGCACGTTCAAGCGTTGAATTCAAAACGAAAATACGCTACCAGACAACAGGCAGCGGGGTTGACCTTTCTTCACTTAGCCTTGATGAATTCAAGAATTTTGCTTCACTTGTGGGCAGTAAGGCCGGGGAAGATACCCTTATCGTGATGCTCGATGACGATTTTATAAGAAGAGGCACTATTATCCTCGGATTGCTGGACGAAAGCGGAAATCCTGCTGATTTTTCAATGAAAGCTGATCTGGATAAATTTTCAGAGCTCACAAGCAGCGTGAGAGATAATATAAACAATTATCCGGATACAATAGCAAAGAAACTAGAATCCATCCCTCTGGATGAAGTTGCTGGTTTTTTTGATGGCTTTTTGAATATGGCTGAATATAGTGATGATGGTTTCGCTAGAAGGATTGTTTTGACGACTTCGATTGAGACAACAGCGGAACTTTCCCAAAAAAAGGCTGAAACGGTTATTGGTTCATCATTCAAAGCACTGCCTACGGATTCTGAAAGCCAGAGGAAACTGAAAGAGGACATGGTAAATAGAGCGCTTGAGCTCTTCCAGCCTATTTCCCATGAATTGACAGCACTGGCTACTGACCTCTCAAATTACCGCATTGGAGAAAAGAGGGTTCCTGATCCCGGGGAAGTATCGGCAATAATTTCCAAAATATCGCAAATAGAAAAGGTATTTGAAGCAAAAAAAGCAGAGATTTACCAGGAGCTTTCAGGCATGATACCTTCCACTGACAGATTTCTCCTCATGATGCTGAATCGCTTCAAAGGGAGTTTTGACGGGATCATTGATGAACTCGTAGGATGGAAGGTGCTGCTTGAAGATTATCTTGAAATAAAAGAGTTTTATATCGGTATCCAGGATGCCTTTTTGGAAGACGCTTACATAGTCGGTAGAATAAGGACGGATGATGAGGTACATGCGCTGCTTATATCAGCTATCGATGACTGGAATGTACCCGGGAGCTTGAAAGAATATTTGAAGGCATCTATTACTGAAAAAAATGTTAGGGATGCGCTAAAAATTCTGATCTCTTACCTCGATGGGAATTTTAAAGAGGAACTGAGGGCGAACTTCTCTGAACTCACAAACGAAGTATTCGACAAAATAACCGAGGCCATTAACCTGTTGAAAACAGCAACAATAATAGTTGACGATGATAAATTTGCAGCCGAGATTACGGAATTCATGGAAGATCCTTTCAGCTATCAGGAATTCAAAGCACTGATGAAGGAAGCAGGTGCCAGGAGCGGGCAAAGCGCACTTTTTGGAGGGGCACTCGCTTATCTTGACAGGTATGCAGAAAAAATGGGCGGAACAGGGTTCTCCGCACTTATAAAGAGGAGATGGGTCGAGACCAATTGGATAGGTGATTTTTCGAAGCTGCATTCGGACATCTTCAGCGAGCTCGATCTCGTTAAAAAGCCTTCCCAGGTATTAAAAGTCTTTTATCGCGGAAGGGCCACCAAATCAGGAAGAAAGTCTTTTGAGATTAAGTTTGATGGTGTTCCAGCTGTTTGGTTTAAGGATGATCTGGTATATGGAAAGGCTGAATTCACCTTTCTGGAAACCTTTGCGAATTTCTGGCAGAATTATGTAGATGCCTGGAATGCTGCTCCTTTCGGACGTTATTATTTGAATACGGTCTTCGTTGCCATAGTGACAACTTTTCTCGAAATTATCTTTGCTTCTATGGCTGCTTTTGCCTTTGCCAAAATGGAATTCTTTGGCAAGAATTTCATGTTCACGATTTTCCTCGCTACCATGATGGTTCCGGGGGAGGTGCTTCTGGTTCCCAATTTCATAACCTTAACTGTGTTTGGATGGATCGACACGTACTATGCCCTTATAGTTCCCTGGGTAATAAGCGTGTTTGCCATTTTCCTGCTCAGACAGCATTTCATGACTATTCCGGATGAACTCTATGATGCTGCGAAAATCGACGGCTTATCCAAGTGGAAATTTCTCTGGAAGGTTATGGTTCCCCTTTCAAAACCCGCAGTGATCACGGGGGCATTGTTGAAGTTTGTGGGAAGCTGGAACGCCTTCCTGTGGGTTTTGATAGTTACAAAAAGCCCTGAATACAGGACTTTGCCTGTGGGATTGCAGAACTTTAGCAGTGCAACGGGCACCGAGTATAACCTGTTAATGGCTGCTGCCACCTTTTCCATAGTTCCGGTTGTCTTACTGTTCCTGTTCACGCAGAAGTATTTCATTGCAGGTATCGCCAGGAGCGGATTGAAATAA
- a CDS encoding class I SAM-dependent methyltransferase encodes MKYAVTTSHKPSAELALKAQQIAREYGVPYMPRRKLTELKKEGKLDLDFYYVLDRNEQLYILYGDSKFFFHPSMAKLRLKNYREGQRDHLIENMCLNGDEKVLDATFGLGSEALLMAHFLKSGEVIGLEASVHVYRIVKHGLCHYPFQYQWMKDAASRITLMNRDLKHFLRDSADESYDIVYCDPMFEVPQYSSSSLNPLRPFAVYEPITSEDVREMIRVAKKKVVLKSRVTDSFFEELEKFIEFSYVDGSKSSGVIYGVIEK; translated from the coding sequence ATGAAATACGCAGTGACAACATCGCACAAACCTTCAGCTGAGCTCGCCTTAAAGGCTCAACAGATAGCAAGGGAATATGGAGTACCTTATATGCCAAGGCGAAAGCTCACGGAACTGAAGAAGGAAGGAAAGCTGGATCTTGACTTTTACTATGTTCTCGATAGGAATGAACAGCTGTATATTCTCTATGGTGACTCGAAATTCTTTTTTCACCCGTCTATGGCAAAACTGCGCCTGAAAAACTATCGCGAAGGGCAAAGAGATCACTTGATAGAGAACATGTGCTTGAACGGTGATGAAAAAGTTCTGGACGCGACTTTTGGGCTAGGCAGCGAAGCCTTGCTGATGGCTCACTTTTTGAAATCCGGGGAAGTGATAGGCCTTGAAGCATCAGTCCACGTTTACAGAATCGTGAAGCACGGGCTGTGCCACTATCCTTTTCAATATCAATGGATGAAGGATGCGGCTTCACGAATTACCCTGATGAACCGAGACCTGAAACACTTCCTGAGGGATTCGGCAGATGAGAGTTATGACATTGTCTATTGTGATCCCATGTTTGAAGTGCCTCAATATAGTTCAAGCTCATTAAATCCTTTAAGGCCTTTTGCCGTCTATGAGCCTATTACATCGGAGGATGTGCGGGAGATGATAAGGGTTGCGAAAAAGAAAGTGGTGTTGAAATCGCGTGTGACGGATAGCTTTTTCGAAGAGCTCGAGAAATTTATCGAATTTTCATATGTGGATGGTAGTAAAAGCAGTGGCGTTATATATGGAGTAATAGAAAAATAA
- the miaA gene encoding tRNA (adenosine(37)-N6)-dimethylallyltransferase MiaA — protein sequence MAIPMILGPTAVGKTEILLAISEHLPIEVVSVDSRQVYRHMDIGTAKPSKEELKRLRHHLIDIIEPDETYDAYRFAGDAKRAINDVESRGKIPVLAGGTGLYADALLRGFVEGAPRNEEVRKALKAIEENSPGSLRKILKEVDKVAFEKIHPNDLKRTIRYLEVYFTTGTQLSAIQKNTGISEEYTVIILNRDRHSLHKRIELRVEKMLEAGLLDETKTLLEMGFTKDLNALQTIGYAELVEYIKGIYTFEKAVELIKRNTRRYARRQIIWFRRYKGVQWLDLENLSIKDAVDIISKKIILAWGGKSG from the coding sequence ATGGCTATTCCAATGATTTTAGGCCCCACGGCGGTGGGGAAAACGGAGATATTACTTGCAATCTCGGAACACCTGCCTATTGAAGTAGTCTCTGTGGATTCCAGGCAGGTTTACAGGCATATGGATATAGGCACAGCAAAGCCCTCGAAAGAAGAGTTAAAAAGGCTTCGGCATCATCTCATTGACATAATCGAGCCTGATGAAACCTATGACGCTTACCGTTTTGCCGGAGATGCAAAAAGAGCCATTAACGATGTTGAATCCAGAGGAAAAATCCCTGTGCTAGCCGGTGGTACAGGATTGTACGCAGATGCTCTTTTGAGAGGTTTTGTTGAAGGCGCACCGCGGAACGAAGAAGTGCGAAAGGCATTGAAAGCAATAGAAGAAAACTCACCGGGTTCTTTGAGAAAGATTTTAAAGGAAGTTGATAAAGTTGCCTTTGAAAAGATCCATCCCAATGATTTAAAGCGCACAATAAGATATCTTGAAGTTTATTTTACTACAGGCACTCAATTAAGTGCTATACAAAAAAACACTGGTATTTCTGAGGAATACACTGTTATAATATTAAATAGAGACCGTCATTCTCTACATAAACGTATAGAGTTGCGCGTGGAGAAAATGCTTGAAGCCGGTTTGCTTGATGAAACAAAAACGCTTTTGGAAATGGGCTTTACTAAAGACTTGAACGCTTTGCAGACAATAGGCTATGCGGAATTGGTTGAATACATTAAAGGGATATATACCTTTGAAAAAGCCGTGGAGCTTATAAAAAGGAATACCCGCCGCTATGCGCGGAGGCAGATCATATGGTTCAGAAGGTATAAGGGGGTTCAATGGCTAGACCTTGAAAATCTGAGTATTAAAGATGCCGTTGATATAATAAGTAAGAAAATTATTTTAGCTTGGGGGGGTAAAAGTGGCTGA
- the hfq gene encoding RNA chaperone Hfq — protein sequence MAEKFNLQDRFLNLLRINRIEVKVYLEGGFQTKGIVRSFDNFTVLLEDNQEQTLVYKHAIKMLVPAKYVKLTPQQQRGD from the coding sequence GTGGCTGAAAAATTCAATCTTCAAGATCGTTTTTTGAATTTGCTCAGAATTAACAGGATCGAGGTTAAGGTTTACCTTGAAGGAGGTTTTCAGACTAAAGGCATAGTTCGTTCCTTTGACAATTTTACTGTTCTGCTTGAAGATAATCAGGAACAAACGCTAGTTTATAAGCATGCAATCAAGATGCTCGTTCCGGCAAAATACGTGAAATTGACACCACAACAACAGAGAGGGGATTAG
- the hflX gene encoding GTPase HflX, with the protein MLACAFNRQEQETKSEIISELELLADTAGYEVLDSISQTLDVPNPKHYLGTGKLKELKRLIQVYEPDVVFIRHNLTPSQRKNLIRELGIEIIDRTQLILEIFEKHAFTLEGKLEVELARLRYELPFFKGKGGELSNPGGGIGTRGPGEKRLELDRRKALQRMAFLKKELKKLQLDRQIMRKKRQKVGMPLIALVGYTNAGKSSLMNRICESGVLVEDKLFSTLDTRIRKSKLPSGREVLIIDTVGFIRELPHQLVESFRSTLEEISYADFLLVVVDASTPNEDGRLRVINETLVEIKAADVPKMLVFNKIDKCTNERIQFLEGKFPESVFVSALKDINIDELKHRLDKAINEMRERYVLRMKIGDYEEVLKIRGKLEILSEKFNGDSVEIEYITDNVTNKRLLNRLKEAGR; encoded by the coding sequence ATACTTGCCTGTGCCTTTAACAGGCAGGAGCAGGAAACCAAAAGCGAAATTATCTCTGAGCTCGAACTGCTTGCAGATACAGCGGGATATGAAGTTCTGGATTCGATAAGCCAGACTCTGGATGTGCCAAATCCTAAGCACTATCTGGGAACCGGAAAACTGAAAGAACTTAAGCGCCTGATACAGGTTTATGAACCAGATGTTGTGTTTATCAGGCATAATCTCACGCCTTCACAGAGAAAAAACCTGATACGTGAACTTGGAATTGAAATAATCGACAGGACACAGTTGATACTTGAGATCTTTGAAAAACACGCCTTCACACTGGAAGGAAAGCTGGAAGTTGAATTGGCCAGGCTAAGATATGAACTCCCTTTCTTCAAAGGGAAGGGTGGTGAACTCTCGAATCCCGGCGGTGGTATCGGCACAAGGGGCCCTGGAGAAAAGAGACTAGAGCTCGACAGAAGAAAAGCCTTGCAGAGAATGGCCTTTCTGAAAAAGGAATTGAAGAAATTGCAGCTCGACAGGCAAATCATGAGGAAGAAACGCCAGAAAGTGGGGATGCCCTTAATTGCCCTGGTGGGTTACACAAACGCCGGTAAATCATCCCTGATGAATAGAATTTGTGAATCGGGTGTACTTGTTGAGGATAAATTATTTTCCACACTGGATACACGTATCAGGAAGAGCAAATTGCCCAGCGGCAGGGAAGTTTTGATCATCGACACCGTTGGCTTTATAAGGGAATTGCCCCATCAGCTTGTGGAATCTTTCAGGTCCACCCTTGAAGAAATCAGCTATGCGGATTTTCTGCTGGTTGTTGTGGATGCTTCCACACCCAATGAAGATGGCAGATTGAGGGTAATCAATGAAACACTGGTTGAAATCAAGGCAGCTGATGTTCCTAAAATGCTGGTTTTCAACAAGATCGACAAATGTACCAACGAGAGAATACAATTCCTTGAAGGGAAATTCCCCGAATCGGTTTTTGTCAGCGCACTGAAAGATATCAATATTGACGAGCTCAAGCACAGGTTAGATAAGGCAATAAATGAGATGCGGGAAAGATACGTGCTGCGTATGAAGATCGGTGACTATGAAGAAGTTCTCAAAATCAGGGGGAAGCTGGAAATACTCTCTGAGAAGTTCAATGGGGATTCCGTTGAAATTGAGTATATCACAGACAACGTTACAAATAAGCGGCTTCTAAACAGACTGAAGGAGGCTGGCAGATGA
- a CDS encoding M23 family metallopeptidase, whose protein sequence is MMKRILVFLFIVISIIVLGETYLRDPIDIPLEITGYFGEYRQYKSQDNPAHFHKGMDLSTAGKTGAEVLSPADCYVASLIINDPVYGTRLTLVLPEVRDYFNNEDGIKLIFAHLESVGDLTTEGGRKLNAIYRKLLDEYNTGYVEARFHPGEIAFKMGDTVAYSGDTGGVAPHLHMEVRDLSEEVLLNPGLYFDFPKKNTEIQIIALKAGGKEYGFNGETVEITPFSPLAVRARILVRHYISPKKISLYIENKLVYQIDFENYFFINEVNRVNEVYTNSTPSDYWFKLKDAEDLSVVTVDDWEAVDLSSPKNAKIVVEDHWGKSFEKTFTIVMRR, encoded by the coding sequence ATGATGAAGAGAATACTGGTGTTCCTTTTCATTGTAATATCCATAATTGTTCTTGGCGAAACATATCTTAGAGATCCGATTGATATACCACTAGAAATAACAGGTTATTTTGGAGAGTACCGGCAGTACAAATCGCAGGATAACCCTGCTCATTTCCACAAGGGAATGGACCTATCAACAGCGGGGAAAACTGGAGCTGAGGTTCTTTCTCCCGCTGACTGCTATGTCGCATCCCTTATAATAAACGATCCCGTTTATGGAACCAGGCTGACGCTGGTTTTGCCGGAAGTAAGGGACTATTTTAACAACGAAGATGGGATAAAGCTAATTTTTGCACATCTTGAAAGTGTGGGCGATTTAACAACCGAAGGGGGAAGAAAATTAAATGCCATATATAGAAAACTTCTCGATGAATACAATACAGGTTATGTTGAAGCGCGCTTTCATCCAGGTGAAATAGCTTTCAAAATGGGGGACACGGTTGCTTACAGTGGTGATACAGGTGGAGTCGCTCCGCATCTGCATATGGAGGTCAGGGATCTGTCCGAAGAGGTGCTTCTGAACCCGGGGCTTTATTTCGACTTCCCGAAAAAGAACACCGAAATACAGATAATAGCCCTTAAAGCTGGTGGCAAAGAATATGGGTTTAACGGCGAAACGGTGGAAATAACTCCCTTTTCTCCCCTGGCTGTGAGAGCAAGAATACTCGTAAGGCATTACATAAGTCCCAAAAAGATATCTTTGTATATTGAAAATAAGCTGGTATACCAGATAGATTTCGAGAATTATTTTTTTATCAATGAAGTGAACAGGGTCAACGAAGTGTATACAAATTCTACGCCTTCAGATTACTGGTTTAAGCTGAAAGATGCGGAGGACCTTTCGGTGGTCACGGTTGACGATTGGGAAGCTGTTGACCTTTCTTCGCCTAAAAACGCAAAGATAGTTGTAGAAGACCACTGGGGAAAATCCTTTGAAAAAACTTTCACTATTGTCATGCGGAGGTGA